From Methylovorus glucosotrophus:
GACCGTCGCCGAATTACCCCTGGATATTAAGAGCCGCATCAGCCATCGAGGCCAGGCCATGGCCCGCTTGCTGCATAGGCTGGAGAGATTGGCAACATGAGTAGCAACGACTGGCCCAAATGGGTACGTGATGACAACAGCGTGGTCTCCTGCACCGAAAAAGTGAAGGTGATGACCGAGAATTTTGACGAGCTGAAACAGATTGCGCAGGATGCGCTGGAGGACGGCCTGTTGATGGAAGTCTCCGAGCAGCAGATGCGTGACGCCTTGCACCAGCTGGTCGACAGCCTGATCAATCCGTACAACAAAGCTTAGCGCTTATCCGCGCCGCATGATACCCATCATTCCGATTGCGCCTGCCCCGGTGACTGAAAATCCGCTGGTCGGCCAGCTCACCAGCAGCGGCCTGCGCAATCCGCCACCACTCAGCCTGTATATCCATATCCCCTGGTGCGTGCGCAAATGCCCTTATTGCGATTTCAATTCACATGAGTCGCGCAACCCTATCCCGGAAAGCGCCTATGTTGATGCGCTGATTGCCGACCTTGAGCAAGCCACGCCGCTGGTATGGGGCCGCAAGGTGCGCAGCATCTTTTTTGGTGGTGGCACGCCCAGCCTGTTCAGTGCGGAGTCCATAGACCGCATTCTCAGTCATGTGCGCATGCTCACACCGCTGGAATACGAAGCGGAAATCACGCTGGAAGCCAACCCTGGTACTTTTGAAGCGGAACGCTTTGCAGGCTACCGTGATGCCGGGGTCAACCGCATTTCCATTGGTATACAAAGTTTTAATCCGCGCCATTTGCAGGCCTTGGGGCGCATACATAACAGCGAAGAAGCGCAATACGCCGCCGAGCACGCCATCAAGATTTTCGGCAACGTCAATCTGGATTTAATGTACGCGCTGCCTGAACAAACGCTGGAAGAAGCGCTGCAGGATATGCGCACCGCCATTGCGTTAGGCCCCACGCACATCTCCGCTTATCACCTGACACTGGAACCCAACACCCCGTTTTACTAC
This genomic window contains:
- the hemW gene encoding radical SAM family heme chaperone HemW, with the translated sequence MIPIIPIAPAPVTENPLVGQLTSSGLRNPPPLSLYIHIPWCVRKCPYCDFNSHESRNPIPESAYVDALIADLEQATPLVWGRKVRSIFFGGGTPSLFSAESIDRILSHVRMLTPLEYEAEITLEANPGTFEAERFAGYRDAGVNRISIGIQSFNPRHLQALGRIHNSEEAQYAAEHAIKIFGNVNLDLMYALPEQTLEEALQDMRTAIALGPTHISAYHLTLEPNTPFYYKPPALPDDDTSATMQEAIEHLLAEHGYGHYETSAFGKAGKRCRHNLNYWVFGDYLGIGAGAHSKLSFHDRILRQSRIKQPNAYMKAVAETGHIEEERLLDRADLGFEFMMNALRLTEGFDPMLFTTMTGQALSTVEPALQQAEQRGLITRTPELIAPTALGQRFLNELLQLFLEE